The following proteins are encoded in a genomic region of Thermococcus henrietii:
- a CDS encoding PINc/VapC family ATPase — translation MRVFVPDTSVIVDGRLTQFLSTLDEKVKVVVPEAVIAEIEHQANEGKAIGHTGLEELKKLRDMADRGEILLEFYGERPELWQIRRAKAGEIDHMVRETAKQLNATLITGDQVQRDIAIAKGIDVIYLTAKKEVRHRLEDFFDETTMSVHLKAGVKPLAKKGKPGEWRLVPIRDEPLSDEELEEIADDIVERAKREPDSFIELDEPGATVVQLRNYRIVIAKPPFADRIEITAVRPVKKLSIEDYELSERLLERLKDKAEGILIAGAPGEGKTTFAQALAEWYASMGKIVKTMEKPRDLQVSEEITQYTALNGKMELTGDILLLVRPDYTIFDEMRKTSDFKIYSDLRLAGVGMVGVVHATKPIDAIQRFIGRVELGMIPQIVDTVLFIKAGRVAKVLTLEYLVKVPSGMKEEDLARPVIEVRDFETGELEYEIYTYGEEISVVPVKKEEKAPALRLAEKRLKQEIKKFLPDVYTEVEVVSPHKAVIYADEFDIPAIIGKKGKRITELEKRIGISIDVKSFAEREAEKPKEKIPVEVEEKKKTIVLRVSPDYAKKPLKFYGGEQYVFTATPSKKGLVKVSKSTPIGKELKRLIQAGIPIWAST, via the coding sequence ATGAGAGTGTTCGTTCCAGACACGAGCGTGATAGTTGATGGAAGACTAACGCAGTTCCTCTCAACCCTCGACGAGAAGGTCAAGGTCGTTGTTCCTGAAGCGGTCATAGCCGAGATAGAACACCAGGCCAACGAGGGAAAGGCGATAGGCCATACGGGCCTTGAGGAGCTCAAAAAGCTCCGCGACATGGCCGACAGGGGAGAGATACTCCTCGAGTTCTACGGCGAGAGGCCGGAGCTCTGGCAGATTAGACGAGCCAAGGCCGGCGAGATAGACCACATGGTCCGTGAGACGGCAAAACAGCTCAACGCCACCCTGATAACCGGCGACCAGGTGCAGAGGGACATTGCGATAGCCAAGGGCATCGACGTGATTTATTTAACCGCCAAGAAGGAGGTTCGCCACCGCCTCGAGGACTTCTTCGACGAGACGACGATGAGCGTCCACCTCAAGGCAGGGGTTAAGCCCCTCGCCAAGAAGGGGAAGCCCGGCGAGTGGAGGCTCGTTCCAATCCGCGACGAACCGCTGAGCGACGAGGAGCTGGAGGAGATAGCCGACGACATAGTCGAGAGGGCGAAGAGGGAACCAGACAGCTTCATAGAGCTCGACGAGCCGGGAGCTACCGTCGTCCAGCTCAGGAACTACCGTATCGTCATAGCCAAGCCGCCCTTCGCCGACAGGATTGAGATTACCGCCGTCAGGCCGGTTAAAAAACTCAGCATAGAGGACTACGAGCTGAGCGAGAGGCTGTTGGAGAGGCTCAAGGACAAGGCCGAGGGAATACTCATCGCCGGTGCGCCCGGTGAAGGAAAGACGACCTTCGCCCAGGCTTTAGCTGAGTGGTACGCGAGCATGGGCAAGATAGTGAAGACGATGGAGAAGCCGAGGGACCTGCAGGTGAGCGAGGAGATAACGCAGTACACCGCTCTAAACGGTAAGATGGAGCTCACCGGCGACATACTGCTTCTCGTGAGGCCGGACTACACGATATTCGACGAGATGAGGAAGACGAGCGACTTCAAGATTTACTCCGACCTCCGTCTGGCTGGCGTCGGAATGGTTGGAGTGGTTCACGCGACGAAGCCGATAGACGCCATTCAGCGCTTCATTGGAAGGGTCGAGCTCGGAATGATACCGCAGATAGTCGATACGGTTCTCTTCATCAAGGCGGGCAGAGTTGCGAAGGTTCTGACGCTCGAGTACCTCGTCAAGGTCCCGAGTGGGATGAAGGAGGAGGACCTCGCGAGGCCGGTCATAGAGGTTAGGGACTTCGAGACGGGTGAACTTGAGTACGAAATCTACACCTACGGCGAGGAGATAAGCGTCGTCCCGGTTAAGAAGGAGGAGAAGGCCCCTGCACTGAGACTCGCCGAGAAGAGGCTCAAGCAGGAAATTAAGAAGTTCCTGCCCGATGTTTACACCGAGGTCGAGGTAGTCAGCCCGCACAAGGCCGTGATTTACGCCGACGAGTTCGACATTCCGGCAATCATAGGCAAGAAGGGCAAGCGCATCACAGAGCTGGAGAAGAGGATAGGCATAAGCATAGACGTCAAGAGCTTCGCCGAGCGCGAGGCTGAAAAGCCCAAGGAGAAGATACCCGTCGAGGTCGAGGAAAAGAAGAAAACGATTGTCCTTCGCGTCTCGCCCGACTACGCGAAGAAACCGCTCAAGTTCTACGGTGGTGAGCAGTACGTCTTCACCGCGACGCCGAGCAAGAAAGGCCTTGTCAAGGTCAGCAAGAGCACGCCGATTGGCAAGGAACTCAAGAGGCTCATCCAGGCTGGCATACCAATCTGGGCCAGCACCTGA
- a CDS encoding Maf-like protein produces the protein MLVLASASPRRREILSRFIADFHVIPSNAEEKCSSTVPEECAVELARLKAREVYSRTGGTVIGADTVVSIDGKILGKPGDENEAYEMLKLLSGRVHRVTTGYCIIHEGREITGFVTTEVKFRNLDDELIWAYIRTGEPMDKAGAYGIQGKAGLFVEWIKGDYYNVVGFPMEIIWKLRELGFDVLSR, from the coding sequence ATGCTCGTTCTGGCGTCGGCTTCACCGAGGAGACGGGAGATACTGTCGCGCTTCATCGCTGACTTTCACGTAATCCCGAGCAACGCCGAGGAGAAGTGTTCCAGCACTGTTCCAGAGGAATGTGCCGTCGAGCTTGCGAGGCTGAAGGCGCGGGAGGTTTACTCCCGGACCGGCGGAACGGTCATCGGGGCTGACACAGTCGTTAGCATCGACGGAAAAATCCTTGGAAAGCCAGGGGACGAGAATGAAGCCTACGAGATGCTCAAGCTCCTCAGCGGAAGGGTTCATCGCGTCACGACCGGTTATTGCATAATCCACGAGGGAAGGGAGATAACCGGTTTCGTGACGACTGAAGTCAAGTTCAGAAACCTTGACGACGAGCTAATCTGGGCTTACATAAGAACGGGCGAGCCGATGGACAAGGCCGGAGCCTATGGAATTCAGGGAAAGGCGGGCCTCTTCGTCGAGTGGATTAAGGGGGACTACTATAACGTCGTGGGCTTCCCGATGGAGATAATATGGAAGCTCAGGGAGCTTGGCTTTGATGTGTTATCACGCTGA
- the smc gene encoding chromosome segregation protein SMC codes for MPYIEKIEMKGFKSYGNKKVVVPLAKGFTAIVGANGSGKSNIGDAVLFVLGGLSAKAMRASRISDLIFAGSKSEPPAKYAEVAMYFNNEDRGFPVDEDEVVIKRRVYKDGRSTYWLNGKRATRSEIIDLLSAAMISPEGYNIVLQGDITKFIKMSPTERRLIIDDISGIAEYDAKKERALKELKQAEENLARVDLLIREVKAQLDKLEKERNDALRYLDLKERVERARVTLLLGEIKRLEKIIEDESTRDREIEAEVNALNAKLKEIAKEIVAKEKELAEVERELEEKSEDGILEVTRKISEVKSKIEMARRNIENAKGEIEESQRRLKKAKDELKRIGEEIEKSRNAIKRWSKRREKLLADIKTLEASRNELVVKLGEIDRRYSLAREEFDKVVEELEEAKKGLYMKESEIEKFTEEIERARTRITQANLKRNALRERIEETKRALEEKRSELSEVEGKLSKVEARLRKLEKELEEKTKKLRKLEPELAKAKEELIKAEAQREVRGNRAVEFLKKSNIPGLYGTLGELITVKDGRYALAVEVALGGNYDNVVVEDDRVAERAIKLLKERKLGRLTFLPLNKIKPRSMRERPSLGIPAMDVVSYDPRFRNAVAYALGDTLIVEDMDEARSVGIGKVRMVTLGGELLERSGAITGGHYRPRGRLGVNVDEIKAKVERLEREKEALEAEVNSLKAERKGIENTLFELRMRKSELSKDLQVLQRDLERLLAEDKSLKEEIEESEKLIETLTAKIDEAKGEMAKLRGRIERLEKKREKLRKALDNPEARELNARIREVEGQIAKLKEELSRVESKLESLESRINEELLPRKADLEEEIEGLINRINALQANIKENEEAIKRFEAELEELKKAEENVKDELKELRERRERLKKEIAELRKEKDELSSKLQELRIEANTLKIKLAQAETTLKEKRAELKHFDAKLIKSIKEIPLELEALREEIERMEEEIRALEPVNMKAIEDFEVVERRYLELKSKREQVLAEKESIEEFIEEIEGQKKQVFLQTLEAIAKNFSELFAKLSPGGEAKLILENPEDPFAGGLEIEAKPAGKDVKRIEAMSGGEKAIIALAFVFAIQRYKPAPFYLLDEIDAHLDDANVKRVADLIKEASQESQFIIITHRDVMMANADRIIGVAMRNGVSKVVSLSLEKARKILEEIRRRSDEEHREMFGRLEG; via the coding sequence ATGCCTTACATTGAGAAGATAGAAATGAAGGGCTTCAAATCCTACGGTAACAAAAAGGTCGTCGTTCCGCTCGCAAAGGGTTTTACTGCAATCGTTGGGGCCAACGGTTCTGGAAAGAGCAACATCGGTGACGCGGTTCTCTTCGTTCTCGGCGGGCTCTCCGCCAAGGCAATGCGAGCCAGCAGGATAAGCGACCTAATCTTCGCGGGCTCGAAGAGTGAACCTCCAGCCAAGTACGCCGAAGTTGCGATGTACTTCAACAACGAGGACAGGGGTTTTCCTGTTGACGAGGACGAGGTTGTAATCAAGAGGCGCGTTTACAAGGACGGCAGGAGCACTTACTGGCTCAACGGAAAGAGGGCAACGAGGAGCGAGATAATAGACCTCCTGAGCGCGGCGATGATTTCGCCTGAGGGCTACAACATCGTCCTCCAGGGGGACATAACGAAGTTCATCAAGATGTCTCCCACTGAGAGGAGGCTCATCATAGACGACATCTCCGGCATAGCGGAGTACGACGCCAAGAAGGAGAGGGCCCTGAAGGAGCTCAAGCAGGCTGAAGAAAACCTCGCGCGCGTTGATTTGCTCATAAGGGAAGTTAAAGCCCAGCTCGACAAGCTTGAGAAGGAACGCAACGACGCCCTTCGCTACCTCGACCTGAAGGAGCGCGTTGAGAGGGCCAGAGTCACTCTCCTCCTCGGCGAGATAAAGAGGCTTGAGAAGATTATTGAGGACGAGAGCACGAGGGACAGGGAGATAGAGGCCGAGGTAAACGCTCTCAACGCCAAGCTGAAGGAAATCGCCAAGGAGATAGTAGCAAAGGAGAAAGAGCTCGCCGAAGTCGAGAGGGAACTTGAGGAGAAGAGCGAGGACGGTATACTCGAGGTTACGAGAAAAATAAGCGAGGTAAAGTCGAAGATTGAGATGGCGAGAAGGAACATCGAGAACGCCAAGGGGGAAATCGAGGAGAGCCAGCGGAGGCTGAAGAAGGCAAAGGACGAGCTCAAGAGAATCGGCGAGGAGATAGAAAAGAGCAGGAACGCGATAAAGCGCTGGTCGAAGAGGAGGGAGAAGCTCCTGGCCGACATAAAGACGCTCGAGGCAAGCAGGAATGAGCTCGTCGTGAAGCTCGGCGAGATTGACAGGCGCTATTCCCTCGCGAGGGAGGAGTTTGACAAGGTCGTCGAGGAGCTTGAGGAGGCTAAAAAGGGCCTCTACATGAAGGAGAGCGAGATTGAGAAGTTCACCGAGGAAATCGAGAGGGCCAGAACGAGGATAACGCAGGCCAACCTTAAGAGAAACGCCCTCCGTGAGAGGATTGAGGAAACCAAGAGGGCCCTTGAGGAGAAGCGCTCCGAGCTCTCTGAAGTCGAAGGAAAGCTCTCGAAGGTGGAAGCGAGGCTCAGGAAGCTTGAAAAGGAGCTCGAGGAGAAGACAAAGAAGCTCAGGAAGCTCGAGCCCGAGCTTGCAAAGGCCAAGGAGGAGCTCATAAAGGCCGAAGCCCAGAGGGAAGTCCGCGGAAACAGGGCTGTGGAGTTCCTTAAGAAGAGCAACATCCCCGGTTTATACGGCACGCTCGGCGAGCTGATAACCGTTAAGGACGGGAGATATGCCCTAGCGGTTGAGGTGGCCCTCGGAGGGAACTACGATAACGTTGTCGTTGAGGACGACAGGGTGGCCGAGAGGGCCATAAAACTCCTCAAGGAGAGGAAGCTCGGAAGGCTAACCTTCCTCCCGCTCAACAAGATAAAGCCCCGCTCGATGCGCGAGAGGCCGTCCCTCGGGATCCCCGCCATGGACGTCGTGAGCTACGACCCGCGCTTCAGGAACGCGGTGGCTTACGCCCTCGGCGACACCCTCATCGTCGAGGACATGGACGAAGCGAGGAGCGTCGGCATAGGGAAGGTCAGAATGGTAACCCTCGGCGGTGAGTTGCTCGAGAGGAGCGGTGCAATAACGGGCGGTCATTACAGGCCACGGGGCAGGCTCGGGGTCAACGTTGATGAGATTAAGGCGAAGGTGGAGAGGCTTGAGCGCGAGAAGGAGGCACTTGAGGCGGAGGTAAACTCGCTGAAGGCCGAGAGGAAGGGGATAGAAAATACTCTCTTCGAGCTCCGCATGAGGAAGAGCGAGCTGTCGAAGGACTTGCAGGTTCTCCAGCGCGACCTTGAGAGACTTCTTGCAGAGGACAAGTCCCTGAAGGAGGAAATCGAGGAGAGCGAGAAGCTCATAGAGACCCTCACCGCGAAAATCGACGAGGCAAAGGGCGAGATGGCAAAGCTCCGCGGAAGGATTGAAAGGCTCGAGAAGAAGAGGGAGAAGCTCAGGAAGGCCCTCGACAACCCCGAGGCGAGGGAGCTGAACGCGAGGATTAGAGAAGTGGAAGGGCAGATTGCGAAACTCAAGGAGGAGCTCAGCAGGGTCGAGAGCAAGCTCGAGAGCCTTGAGAGCAGGATAAACGAGGAACTGCTCCCGAGGAAGGCCGACCTCGAGGAGGAAATCGAGGGCCTAATCAACAGGATAAACGCCCTCCAGGCCAACATAAAGGAGAACGAGGAAGCGATAAAGAGGTTCGAGGCCGAGCTCGAGGAGCTGAAGAAGGCCGAGGAGAACGTGAAGGACGAACTGAAGGAGCTCCGCGAGAGGCGCGAGAGGCTGAAGAAGGAGATAGCCGAGCTGAGGAAGGAGAAGGACGAGCTGAGCTCGAAGCTCCAAGAGCTCAGGATAGAGGCCAACACCCTCAAGATAAAGCTCGCGCAGGCCGAAACGACGCTCAAGGAGAAGAGGGCCGAGCTCAAGCACTTCGACGCGAAGCTGATTAAGTCGATAAAGGAAATCCCGCTGGAGCTTGAGGCCTTGAGGGAAGAGATTGAGCGCATGGAGGAGGAGATACGCGCCCTCGAACCGGTTAACATGAAGGCCATTGAGGACTTCGAGGTCGTCGAGCGTCGCTACCTCGAGCTCAAGAGCAAGCGCGAGCAGGTTCTGGCCGAGAAGGAGAGCATAGAGGAGTTCATAGAGGAGATAGAGGGCCAGAAAAAGCAGGTGTTCCTCCAGACGCTCGAGGCGATAGCGAAGAACTTCTCGGAGCTCTTCGCCAAGCTCTCGCCGGGAGGAGAGGCCAAGCTAATCCTCGAGAATCCGGAGGACCCGTTCGCGGGTGGCCTTGAGATTGAGGCGAAGCCGGCAGGTAAGGACGTGAAGAGGATTGAGGCAATGAGCGGTGGCGAGAAGGCGATAATCGCTCTGGCCTTCGTCTTTGCGATACAGCGCTACAAGCCCGCCCCGTTCTACCTCCTCGACGAGATAGACGCGCACCTCGACGATGCAAACGTCAAGCGCGTGGCGGATTTGATTAAAGAGGCATCGCAGGAGAGCCAGTTCATTATAATAACCCACCGTGACGTCATGATGGCCAACGCCGACAGGATAATCGGGGTTGCCATGAGGAACGGCGTCTCAAAGGTCGTCTCGCTCAGCCTCGAGAAGGCCAGGAAAATCCTCGAGGAAATCAGGCGGAGAAGCGACGAGGAGCACAGGGAGATGTTCGGCCGTCTGGAGGGCTGA
- a CDS encoding DUF5658 family protein codes for MKARTYVLLFVLFALVDALTTWFGVRLGFAEANGVIAERLRNPALFFGSYALFTALGASVIAISIRLEKLSPAFKLIALGMVLLKAVPAVNNLILLAGISKSSVIATTVGPLLRVALP; via the coding sequence ATGAAGGCGAGAACCTACGTGCTCCTCTTCGTACTGTTTGCACTGGTCGATGCCCTTACAACGTGGTTCGGGGTTAGGTTGGGCTTTGCTGAAGCCAACGGGGTAATAGCTGAGAGACTCAGGAACCCGGCGCTCTTTTTCGGCAGCTACGCTCTCTTCACGGCACTCGGGGCCAGTGTCATAGCGATTTCAATCAGATTGGAAAAGCTCAGCCCCGCTTTCAAACTTATCGCACTCGGAATGGTGCTCTTGAAGGCGGTTCCCGCCGTTAACAATCTCATTCTCCTCGCAGGCATCTCAAAGTCGAGCGTTATTGCCACGACTGTTGGGCCACTGTTGAGGGTAGCACTTCCATGA
- a CDS encoding DEAD/DEAH box helicase, whose amino-acid sequence MSYLRRDLIEPRVYQEVIYARCKERNCLVVLPTGLGKTLIAMLIADYRLSKYGGKVLFLAPTKPLAMQHAESFRRLFNLPPEKINVLTGELSPEKRAELWRKSVVITATPQTVENDILTGRISLEDVVLLVVDEAHRAVGNYAYVFIAKEYLKTAKHPLVLGLTASPGSDEEKIREIVENLGIERIEIRTESSPDVKPYVQKIAFDWVKVELPGIYKDVRKILREMLKDSLKPLADAGLVSSSSPDISKREVLQAGSKINQAMAKGDYSIGYLKKHQAKAMKLHHAIELLETQGLTALRSYLKKLREDRSKSGRELMEDPRMRKVTYLLVQAKELGLDHPKMEKLKELIRKQLEKKPDSKIIVFTNYRDTGRKIVEELKEMGISAERFIGQASRGTDRGMSQREQKEVLDRFSRGEFNVLVATSVGEEGLDVPEVDLVVFYEPVPSAIRSIQRRGRTGRHRPGKVVILMAKGTRDEAYYWSSRRKEKGMFEAIRKVARELESKLERESKGRERVEMGKGRITSLDAFLKVGRVKKAGSGEKAEEPEKKAESKALQIQDEKKAESKSGEIPVKPIFVRKPKGIVVYVDSRELRSGVPKILKELGAEIEVRTLDVADYVVSEEVGIERKSANDFIQSIIDGRLFDQVERLKRAYEKPVIIIEGELYGIRNVHPNAIRGAIASVTVDWGVPVLFSSGKEETAHFIYLLAKREQEERKKEVRLRSEKKALTLAERQRLIVEGLPNVSSTLAKRLLRHFGNVERVFTATEEELKEVEGIGEKKAREIRKVITAPYVEDEG is encoded by the coding sequence ATGTCCTATCTTCGCAGGGATTTAATCGAGCCCCGCGTTTACCAGGAGGTAATCTACGCCCGCTGTAAGGAGCGGAACTGCCTCGTCGTCCTGCCTACCGGCTTAGGAAAGACGCTCATAGCGATGCTCATAGCCGATTACAGGCTTTCGAAGTACGGGGGAAAGGTTCTCTTCTTAGCTCCGACCAAACCACTGGCGATGCAACACGCCGAGAGCTTCAGGCGACTCTTCAACCTTCCGCCCGAGAAGATTAACGTCCTCACCGGCGAGCTTTCCCCCGAGAAGCGCGCCGAGCTGTGGAGGAAGAGCGTTGTCATTACCGCGACGCCCCAGACCGTTGAAAATGATATCCTAACCGGGAGGATTTCGCTTGAGGACGTCGTCCTGCTCGTCGTCGATGAGGCTCACAGGGCCGTTGGCAACTACGCCTACGTCTTCATAGCGAAGGAGTACCTTAAGACCGCCAAACATCCCCTCGTCCTCGGATTAACTGCATCGCCCGGTAGCGACGAGGAGAAGATTCGCGAGATAGTTGAGAACCTAGGGATAGAACGCATAGAAATCAGAACCGAGAGCTCGCCGGACGTCAAGCCCTACGTCCAGAAGATAGCCTTCGACTGGGTTAAGGTCGAACTGCCGGGAATCTACAAAGATGTAAGAAAAATCCTGCGCGAGATGCTCAAGGATTCCCTAAAACCCCTCGCCGATGCCGGGCTTGTGAGCTCCTCTTCGCCAGACATCTCGAAGAGGGAGGTCCTTCAGGCGGGCTCGAAGATAAACCAGGCGATGGCCAAAGGCGACTACTCCATCGGCTACCTCAAGAAGCACCAGGCCAAGGCCATGAAGCTCCACCACGCGATTGAACTTTTGGAGACCCAGGGACTAACTGCACTCAGGAGCTACCTCAAGAAGCTCCGCGAGGACCGCTCGAAGTCCGGTAGAGAACTCATGGAAGACCCGCGCATGAGGAAGGTCACCTACCTCCTCGTTCAGGCGAAGGAACTTGGCCTCGACCACCCGAAGATGGAGAAGCTGAAGGAGCTTATCCGGAAACAACTTGAGAAAAAGCCGGACTCTAAAATAATCGTTTTCACGAACTACCGCGACACGGGCAGGAAGATAGTTGAGGAGCTCAAGGAGATGGGCATCTCGGCGGAGCGCTTCATAGGACAGGCGAGCAGGGGAACGGACAGGGGGATGAGCCAGAGGGAGCAGAAAGAAGTCCTAGACAGGTTCTCGCGCGGTGAGTTCAACGTTTTAGTTGCCACGAGCGTCGGTGAGGAGGGGCTGGATGTTCCCGAGGTGGATTTGGTCGTCTTCTACGAGCCCGTGCCTTCAGCAATAAGGAGCATACAGCGCCGCGGCAGAACAGGAAGACACAGGCCCGGAAAGGTGGTAATCCTCATGGCCAAGGGGACGCGCGACGAGGCCTACTACTGGAGCTCCCGGAGGAAGGAGAAAGGCATGTTCGAGGCGATAAGGAAAGTCGCAAGGGAGCTTGAATCAAAGCTTGAGAGGGAATCAAAAGGCCGGGAGAGGGTTGAGATGGGGAAGGGGAGGATAACTTCCCTTGACGCGTTTCTAAAGGTTGGCAGGGTCAAGAAGGCCGGGAGCGGGGAAAAGGCAGAAGAACCGGAGAAAAAGGCCGAATCAAAAGCCCTGCAGATTCAAGATGAGAAAAAAGCTGAGAGCAAGAGCGGGGAAATCCCGGTTAAACCCATCTTCGTGAGGAAACCGAAGGGAATAGTAGTCTACGTTGACTCGCGCGAGCTAAGGAGCGGGGTGCCGAAGATTCTGAAGGAGCTTGGGGCTGAGATTGAGGTCAGAACCCTCGACGTTGCCGATTACGTCGTCAGCGAGGAGGTGGGAATAGAGAGGAAGAGTGCCAACGACTTCATACAGTCAATCATAGACGGCAGGCTCTTCGACCAGGTTGAGAGGCTTAAGAGGGCCTACGAGAAGCCCGTAATAATCATCGAGGGAGAGCTCTACGGCATCAGGAACGTCCACCCCAACGCGATTAGGGGAGCCATAGCCTCGGTAACCGTTGACTGGGGTGTTCCGGTGCTCTTCTCCTCGGGGAAGGAGGAAACGGCCCATTTCATTTACCTCTTAGCTAAACGCGAGCAGGAGGAGCGGAAGAAGGAAGTGAGGCTGAGGAGCGAGAAGAAGGCCCTAACCCTGGCTGAGAGACAGCGCCTAATCGTTGAGGGCCTTCCAAACGTCTCCTCGACGCTGGCCAAGCGCCTGCTGAGGCACTTCGGCAACGTCGAGCGGGTATTCACAGCAACGGAAGAGGAGCTCAAGGAGGTCGAGGGGATAGGCGAAAAGAAGGCGAGGGAGATAAGGAAAGTCATAACCGCCCCCTACGTTGAGGACGAGGGGTGA
- a CDS encoding segregation and condensation protein A: MESRREEEITPIDILLQLVQMGRVDPWNIDIVDLTEKYIQRLREMKELDLRVSARAILAASILVRMKSEALLYEGEENEKEEEEERIRVEVEPLAPPLRRVERYYTFDDLLEALMDALEEAERRKPRKRKREEIDEEVFVVDDFRVDIEKHVNRLYEIVRKLYEETRKPIKFWDLVFDNTPKVIARTFLYLLFLANMGKVDLVQEEPFGEILVVPMVETAKSGS, translated from the coding sequence ATGGAATCGAGAAGGGAAGAGGAAATCACCCCGATTGACATACTGCTCCAGCTCGTCCAGATGGGGCGCGTTGACCCCTGGAACATCGACATCGTTGATTTGACCGAGAAGTACATTCAAAGGCTCAGGGAGATGAAGGAGCTCGACCTCCGCGTTTCAGCGAGGGCAATCCTAGCGGCTTCAATCCTCGTCAGAATGAAGAGCGAGGCTTTACTCTACGAGGGAGAGGAGAACGAGAAGGAAGAAGAGGAAGAGAGGATTCGCGTCGAGGTTGAGCCCTTAGCGCCTCCTCTCAGGAGGGTGGAGCGCTACTACACCTTCGACGACCTCCTTGAGGCGCTGATGGACGCGCTTGAGGAAGCCGAGAGGAGGAAGCCGAGGAAGAGAAAGCGCGAGGAGATTGATGAGGAGGTTTTCGTAGTTGACGACTTCCGCGTTGACATCGAGAAGCACGTCAACAGGCTCTACGAGATAGTCAGGAAGCTCTACGAGGAGACGAGAAAGCCCATAAAGTTCTGGGATTTGGTCTTCGACAACACACCTAAGGTCATCGCGAGGACCTTCCTCTACCTACTCTTCTTAGCGAACATGGGCAAGGTCGACCTCGTTCAGGAGGAGCCCTTCGGGGAGATACTGGTCGTGCCAATGGTTGAGACCGCAAAGAGCGGGAGCTAG
- a CDS encoding glycoside hydrolase family 5 protein codes for MKRLGVALLLLVLLAFLWSIHAKVVENRAPNHTVAPATNWSTQSLGEEPITAQQYEKLLGVGIDVDWMSFARVHRYYFYWRSKGVNVPEYFKKAGFSNVRIRVEADVVNNKTALVQLGEIVNDTLKAGLIPIITYTAPELRNDPTSEKAQEHFILWWKTVAEYFKGTSYLLSYDLLIESSGPIKDYPNVLNKVYAQTIAEIRKIDPYRLVFVTPVRVSSPFYLNYLNVTNDGYTLAEWHVYAGGPKHCTYNMTLIESAINAALNWSKKTGIPTWVGAWRPFWFSKKDKSVQCPIQADEDFGKVMASALWNAGIPYDINADVWFFNIENLTWYQDRLPVLRVVLHPSSST; via the coding sequence ATGAAGAGGCTCGGCGTCGCGCTCCTACTCCTCGTCCTCCTCGCGTTCCTTTGGAGCATACACGCCAAGGTCGTTGAAAACCGGGCTCCTAATCACACCGTTGCCCCGGCCACTAATTGGTCCACGCAATCGCTCGGAGAAGAGCCTATAACGGCTCAGCAGTACGAGAAGCTCCTGGGCGTTGGAATCGACGTTGACTGGATGAGCTTCGCGAGGGTTCACCGCTACTACTTCTACTGGCGCTCGAAGGGTGTGAACGTGCCAGAATACTTCAAGAAAGCTGGCTTCTCCAACGTCAGGATAAGGGTAGAAGCTGACGTCGTGAACAACAAAACCGCGTTGGTCCAGCTCGGCGAGATAGTCAACGACACACTCAAAGCCGGCCTTATCCCAATTATCACATATACGGCACCGGAGCTGAGGAACGACCCGACGAGCGAGAAGGCCCAGGAGCACTTCATCCTCTGGTGGAAGACCGTCGCCGAGTACTTCAAAGGAACCTCCTACCTTCTTTCCTACGACCTCCTCATCGAGTCGAGTGGGCCGATAAAAGACTATCCCAACGTCCTCAACAAGGTTTACGCTCAGACGATAGCCGAAATCAGAAAAATCGACCCCTACCGGCTCGTTTTCGTAACCCCTGTGCGGGTTTCAAGCCCCTTCTACCTCAATTACCTCAACGTTACCAACGACGGCTACACCCTCGCCGAGTGGCACGTCTACGCGGGCGGCCCGAAGCACTGCACCTACAACATGACCTTAATAGAGAGCGCGATAAACGCCGCCCTCAACTGGTCGAAAAAGACCGGAATTCCCACGTGGGTTGGTGCGTGGAGGCCGTTCTGGTTTTCAAAGAAGGATAAAAGCGTTCAGTGCCCGATTCAGGCTGACGAGGACTTCGGAAAGGTTATGGCCTCGGCCCTCTGGAACGCCGGAATCCCCTACGACATCAACGCCGACGTATGGTTCTTCAACATCGAGAACCTGACGTGGTATCAGGACAGGCTCCCGGTTCTGAGGGTAGTCCTTCACCCCTCGTCCTCAACGTAG